GAATATCTCTATTTCGCCAGGGCTTTCGTCCGTGCCTGCGAAAAGGTTCCCCAGCATGACGCAGTCTGCTCCTGCCGCCAAAGCTTTTGTTATGTCGCCTGACAGCCGAATGCCACCGTCAGCGATGATAGGGATGCCATACTTCCGTGCAACTTTGGCAGTTTCCATAATCGCCGTAATCTGCGGCATGCCGACACCCGCCACCACACGAGTTGTGCAAATCGAACCAGGGCCAAGGCCAACTCGCAGTCCATCCGCACCCAAGTCTATTAGGTCTTGGGCGCCCTCGGCTGTCACGACGTTTCCAGCAATGACTGGAACATCGGGGAACTCCTTCTTCAAAGCTTTTAGCGCATTCATGACTCCCTCGGAGTGACCGTGCGCGCAATCAATAACAATGACATCAACGCCAGCTTCGACCAGGGCAGCAGTGCGCTTGACAGGCTCGCGAAGTGGGCCAACTGCCGCACCGACACGCAACCGCCCGTTGGAATCTTTGGTTGCGTTTGGAAATTGGCGAATCTTTTCAATGTCTTTGATTGTAATTAGCCCTCGGAGATTTCCTTCGCTGTCAACGATTGGAAGCTTCTCTATCTTGTGCTTTTGGAGAATTTCCTTAGCCTGAGAGAGCGTAGTGCCGACAGGCGCAGTTACCAGCCCCTCCTTGGTCATGACCTCGGAAATCTTGCGGTTGTGGTTTTCCTCGAAGCGAATATCTCGGTTGGTGAGTATACCGACGAGCTTGCCGCTGGTAGTAATCGGCACGCCCGAGATATGATATCTCTCCATTATTCGGAGTGCATCTGCGATAGTGTTGTCAGGTGCGAGGTAGAATGGATTTTGAATTATTCCGCTTTCCGTGCGCTTAACCTTGTCTACCTCTGCGGCCTGTTGCTCTACAGACATGTTTCTATGGATGATGCCGATGCCGCCCTCACGCGCAATGGCAATCGCCATACGCGATTCGGTAACAGTATCCATCGGTGAGCTCACCAAAGGAATATGAAGCCTGATTCCGCGGGCTACATAGGTAGTCGTATCGCAGTCTTGAGGGACAACATCCGTACGTCGCGGCTGCAATAAGACATCGTCGAAGCTTAAGCCTTCCTGCTCTAACCGACTATCCTGTGACATTGAGCCCTCCTTTCAAAGGTTCACCTCTGGTTAATACTGGATTATCGTCCCGGCAAAAGGCCGTGGTGGAGATAATTATCGGAGATTATACGCCAACATATCGAATGTGTCAAGCGAGGATATGGCATTTGGGGAGCGGCGATTGGCTTTGAGCGGCTAGAACTGCAACAAGTCTGCTTGCCCGACGACGCACACGAAACGACTGCCCAATTAAGCAAAAAGGACGGCCCATAATGAGCCGTCCTCATGCGCAGCTTCCTGTCGCTCCGAGATGAGCACAGCCGCTGGAAAACTATGCTCATTTCGGGGCGACAGGATTTGAACCTGCGACCACCTGCACCCCATACAGGTGCGCTACCAAACTGCGCTACGCCCCGGTCGAAATTATATTATCAGAAAAACGGTATGTTGTCAATTTGTTTATCATTGCTTTGGGCACGATATTAGCACAGCGGTTGGTGAACGCAAAAAGAAAATTATCACATTGCAAAGGAGTCAATTAAAATGGTCGGGGTGGCCGGACTCGAACCGGCGACCTCGTGTTCCCAAAACACGCGCGCTAACCAAACTGCGCTACACCCCGACTACGCCAATTATACCACTTCCCACACAGAAAATCAATGCCAATATTTATCTTGTTTGACTGCTTCTCAGTATTTATCCTACAATAAAGCAAAAGCCAACGTTGTACTTGCCACTTCCGACTCAGGGTTACCGGCGGTGCCCAAGGTAAGTAAAAATGGCTTCACTCCAATCTTGACTTTTTGCTAAGAAACCGCATTCATTCACCGGGCGGCGCTTTTGGGAGGCAACAAAATGCATGAAGAAGTAATCATGGCGGGGACTGGCGGCCAGGGGATTATGATAATGGGACAGCTTCTCGCACACGCAGGTATGACCGAAGGCCGAGAGGTCGTTTGGTTTCCATCCTATGGGCCAGAAGCCCGAGGAGGTACTGCCGACTGCACTGTTATTATTTCATCTGAGGAAATTGGCTCACCTATTTCCGCACACCCCGATACCCTTATCGGAATGCACCAGTTCCTTTTCAGCAAGTTCCAACCATGCGTCAAGCCGGGGGGACTGCTATTGGTCAACAGCTCGCTAATTGACCTCTCGATAGTTCGCGGCGACTGCAAAGTTTTTGCCATCGACGCCAACGTTCGCGCCGAAGAGTTAGGAAACGTTCGCGTGGCAAATATGATTATGCTTGGAGCCTATGCGGCGCTGACTAAAGTCGTTTCCTTAGACTCGCTTATTGCTTCGCTAGCCCAGGTGCTGCCTCCTCATAGACATAAGTTCATTCCACTGAACGAACAAGCGCTCTTAAAAGGCGCAGAACTGGCGGCAACTGTACAGTAGCCACTGGCCTAATTTCCAGGCATTCGCCGTGCACCCCAATAGTTTTGGTCATAGGGATGGTCGGATAAATTGTTTATCGTTACGCCGACCGCACCGCCCGATGAATGAATGAACGTGCCATCGCCGCACGCCATTCCCACATGAGTGATTCTTGATTTATCTTGTCCTCCGGCGAAGAATACCAAATCTCCTGGCTGGAGGTCAGATTTTTCAACAGGAATCGCCCTCGGATCCTCCGCCTGCATATGAGCATCCCGAAGAAGCTTGATGCCATTCAAGCGGTAGACAAGCTGCATAAACCCCGAGCAATCAATACCAAAGGGGCTAGTGCCTCCCCATAGGTAAGGCACACCCAGGAAACGCTTTGCTGTGCGCACCAAATCCTGGCCTATGGGTCCGATGGGTAGCTGTTGTTCGCCTGCCGGACGTATCTCTATATCCCTGGCATTTACCCATGCTTGAGCGCCGTTGGGGAGACGAACCCGCACAAATTCTTCCTCGATTCCCAGGAGTTCGAGAGTGGTAGTAATCACCAAAATTGTCCAAATTTCGGCATCTGGGGCTGGTTCTTTGAGTGCATTGGTAAAAAGCGAAGTCACGATTGCTACGCGCGAAGGGTTCGGAACATTTCGGCTGACCCATCGGCTTTGCACCCAACCATGGTAGGTATCCCACGTTTGGACCCAAAGCCAATCGCCTTCGTCCTTCTCAATTTTCACCGGCTGTCCCATTATAGCCTGGGTTACCTGTTCCGAATCTGTTTTCTTTTCAGCAAACAGCCCTGTGACATTTTTAATTATTACTCCATCTGCGTTTTGCACGTTAACCTCCGAACAAAACTACCGAAAACTTTGTTCTTAATTATACGCCCATTTTTCTCACAATTCCATGAAACAAAACAATAAATTGCAAATATTTTTAGAATTCTGCCATTGCAACGCCCTACCATATACTGCTATAATGCCCCAACTGTTTCCTTGCCTGAGGAGTAATCCATACTTCTAGCCATCAAGATTTGCCATTTTGAAGGCAGGCTTCTTAATTTTTATGCCGGAGGTTACCCATGCTCGTTCGAGTAGATTCAAGCGCAATACTTGGAGTAGACGCCTATGTTGTTGAAGTCGAAGTGGACGTTGCCATGGGAACCCCCTCATTCACCATTGTCGGCCTGCCCGACGCCGCTGTCCAAGAATCTCGCGAGCGTGTTCGTGCTGCCGTCCGAAATACTGGCTATGATTTTCCTTGGAACAAGCGCGTCACTATAAACCTTGCGCCGGCAGACATCAAAAAGGTTGGCCCGATTTATGATCTCCCAATCGCCATCGGAATCCTCGCAGCAAGCGGACAAGTGTCGTTAGAATCGCTTCCGGACATGATGGTCGTGGGCGAGCTCTCGCTGGATGGTCTTGTGCGCTCTGTTCACGGCGTCTTGCCAATGGCTTTGGCGGCGAAAGAAGCTAAGAAAAAGTACATGATCGTTCCCGAAGCAAACACTTACGAGGCGGCCGTCGTTGAAGGGCTAGAAGTTTACCCCGTCAATTCCCTAACCGATGTGCTCCAATTCATGGACGGCAGCAAGTCATTTGACCCTGTGAAACTAGACCCCTCCAAGTTCATGCTCGACCAACCTGCTTTTGATGTAGATTTCTCCGATGTAAAAGGCCAGGAACACGTAAAGCGGGCGCTGGAAGTCGCCGCTGCTGGCGGACATAATATTCTAATGATTGGGCCGCCAGGAAGCGGCAAGACCATGCTAGCCCGGCGAATTCCAACAATTCTGCCCCCAATGACTCTGGATGAGGCGCTTGAGACCACAAAGCTTTTCAGCGTAAGCGGACGAATGGATTCACAATCAGCTTTAATAACAACCCGTCCTTTTCGAGCCCCACACCACACAATATCCAACGCCGGACTAAGTGGCGGCGGCTCGTACCCTGTGCCTGGAGAAGTAAGCCTTGCGCATCATGGTGTCCTATTCCTCGACGAATTGCCCGAGTTCCGTCGAGATGTGCTAGAAACCCTTCGCCAACCGCTGGAAGATGGAACTGTGACCATCAGCAGAGTAGCCGGCTCTCTCACCTATCCGGCGAGGTTTATGCTTGTCGCAGCCATGAACCCCTGCCCTTGCGGCTTTTACTCGGACCCCACCCGAGCTTGTACTTGCAACCCAGGGATAATCAATAAATATCTCCAACGAATCTCAGGGCCACTGCTCGACCGAATAGACATCCATATCGAGGTGCCACGTTTAAAAGACCAAGAACTGATGAACCACCCGACTGGCGAAAGTTCAGCAACAATCCGCGCCAGGGTAGAGCGCGCCCGAGAAATTCAAAGGAAAAGATTTTCAAGCGATGGGAAAGGCACATTTTGCAATGCCCAAATGAATGGCAAACAAATACGGAAGTTTTGCACCCCAAAAGACGATGTAAAAGACCTCCTAAGGACAGCTATCAACCAGCTCAACCTCTCTGCGCGCGCCTATGATCGAATTCTCAAGCTCGCTCGGACGATTGCAGACCTAGAAGGTGCTGAAAACATCGCGCTGGCGCATGTCGCAGAAGCTGTTCAATATCGCAGTTTAGACAGGAAACTTTGGGGCTAAAAAGGTGGTTGTCGCCAACGAGAACTTCCGCAATCGAAAATTTAGACGCTAAGAAATAATGCATCCAATTTCCCCAGCATTGCATGAAAAATTAAAGCTAGCCCGAGCGGTTCGGTTTTGAATATCAATAGGCATTTTAAAAATACTGTTATTAGAAGTTAAACTATTGACGGTTTACCTACTTAAGGCTAGAATGTAAAAGGTAGGCTCTGGTGGGTCGGCATACTACATTCGAGAGCCAGGAGGCGAGCTAATTGCCCGACTGACGAACGGCGGGGCTGTGAGGTACTATCACTTCGATGCACTTGGGTCGACAAGACTGCTTACTGACAGTAATGGCAATATCACAGATGAGTATACATCCGATGCCTGGGGGAGGCTCATGGAGCATACAGGCTCCACTGCTCAGCCCTATCAATTCGTAGGGCAGTTGGGGTATTATACTCACGTCCAGGATGCCAACTTGCCCTTGTTACAACTCGGCGTCCGCTTCTATGACCCGGAGGTTGGAAGGTTCACGCAGGTGGATCCAGTCGATAGAAGCCCACGGAGCTTCTATGCTTATGCCGATGACTCCCCAACTTTCCAGACCGACCCGTCCGGCCGGGAGCCTGTGACAATATGCGGATTGTTGACACTGATTTACAGGACCGCAACTACTGGATACTCCGCAGGAAACTGCTTAATTGCACTGTATGCACTTAGAGAATGCCAAAAGTGTATTAGTACAGCAGAGCGATATGCAAAAGCTATGAAACGTTATTTTCGGGAAAAGGAAGACGGTTCTGAACGCTATGAAGAATGGCTTCTACGTGCACAACCTGGGATAGAATGTGCGGAGATCTGTGCACTCGCTGGCAAAAGGGGTCTTCATGCTTTTGGAGGCCTAGTCTGTCGTTTATTACCGCTTTGCTGCCGTGCAAAGCCCCTATAGGCTAGTTATGAAACAGTCTATTGCGAAATATGGCTTGCCATATGAAGACGGGCAAGGTTTGACCTGCAAGAGTACAGCCACAACCCGGTGTGTGCGAGGGAAATAGTGAGGACATCCTCTGCAAGAAGGTAAAGGATGTGGTTACATGAAATTATGTTCAAGCTGCTGGCGAATACTTTTTGTACTTGCAACCATTTTGTTCATCGTACTGCCCGCAGGAAGTGTGATGATAGAGTATGGAGCACATCCCAAGTTATTTGCAACAGGACTGTGCGGCATAGCATCCGCTATAATAGGCTGGTATCTTGTCCCCGTGGTGTTATTGCCGAAGCGAACGGGCGTCTCCATAGCTCGGATTGGATTATGGCTGTTGTGGCCCGTCGTGTTAGCAAGTTTGAGTTGGACAAGCTTGGGCATTGAAGCAGGGCCAGCGGTAATTTACTTTATAGCGAGTTTTCTTCGGGTGACACGCCCCGGAGACTTTAAGCCCTTACCAAAAACAATCCGCGAATGGTTCTGGTTTGGTCTGTTTACAGCTGTATTAGTTGGGATTACTATTGTTGAAATAAACCTGGATGAGCTGACCCGGCGCTTTTTAGTGGTGTTCTTCGCTAGGCCATAGCCCAAAGTAACAACAGCGGAGAAATGACACCATCATTGCTTGCGCCAACCAGGTGTAAATCATAACAGCTACGTAAAGGACGTGAAACGAGATTTGGGTAGGAAGGCTAGTTATATGTATAACAAGGTTAAGAATTGGACTAGGATAGACTACGCCAACGGCACGTACAGTGTTTTTGAGTATGACGAAGACCCACGCTACCGGATGGAGACAATAACACACTACAAGGATGGTTCTCCTCCGACAGAGCTTCTTAGCATAGACTATCCTGAGCGGGACGGGGCAGGAAATCCGCTTAGTATGGTGGATTCCAATGGCACGACGTACTACTCATACGACAACAACAGCCGTCTTGCGGCGGTGACATATCCTGGGCAGTCGCAGATAACCTTCGGGTATGACTGGGTTGGCAACCAGGGTTAGTAAGAAGTATGGCGTGCATCCCCGAAATTAAACATTTGCTAAATCCAAAAGGCTCTTCCCGCCTCTCCCAATCAGGCTTTTAGCCCCTGGAGCTTGATACCCTCTACAAAGTATCTCTGATTGAAAACAAAAAGAAGCAACACCGGGATGAGCGCAATCACAGAAGCAGCCATGAGCTGAGTGTAATTCGTCGCATGCTGGCCAACAAAATAACGCAGCCCAATCGGAAGTGTCCTCGGCGCCTCGGTTACCGTTACAACCAAAGGCCACATGTAACTTCCCCAAAATCCCATGAAAGTGAATGTCGTCAATGTCGCCAACGCCGGCTTGGCCAGCGGCAGAATAATCCCCGACCATATGCCAATATAACCCGAACCATCAATCTTCGCTGCATCTTCAAGCTCCACCGGAAGCCCCATAAAGAATTGCCTGAGCATGAATGTCCCATACGCACTAAACAACCCTGGGATGATTAGCGCTTGATATGTGTTAATCCAACCTAAGTGCTTCATTATCACAAAAACCGGAATCATTGTCACAGAACCCGGTATCATCATCGTTGCAAGATATCCAAAAAAGAGCTTATCGCGTCCAGGGAAGCTCAGCCTAGCGAACGCGTAAGCCGCCATCGAACTTGTCA
The sequence above is a segment of the Armatimonadota bacterium genome. Coding sequences within it:
- a CDS encoding carbohydrate ABC transporter permease gives rise to the protein MNRVGLGIKVAFYIVLSIGAITMIIPFLWMVFTSIKQPHEVFSASGAIKFLPEHFFWRDTVINGEKIRAWWGNYPDAWREINFFRLYLSSIFVAVVGTFGQVLTSSMAAYAFARLSFPGRDKLFFGYLATMMIPGSVTMIPVFVIMKHLGWINTYQALIIPGLFSAYGTFMLRQFFMGLPVELEDAAKIDGSGYIGIWSGIILPLAKPALATLTTFTFMGFWGSYMWPLVVTVTEAPRTLPIGLRYFVGQHATNYTQLMAASVIALIPVLLLFVFNQRYFVEGIKLQGLKA
- the guaB gene encoding IMP dehydrogenase produces the protein MSQDSRLEQEGLSFDDVLLQPRRTDVVPQDCDTTTYVARGIRLHIPLVSSPMDTVTESRMAIAIAREGGIGIIHRNMSVEQQAAEVDKVKRTESGIIQNPFYLAPDNTIADALRIMERYHISGVPITTSGKLVGILTNRDIRFEENHNRKISEVMTKEGLVTAPVGTTLSQAKEILQKHKIEKLPIVDSEGNLRGLITIKDIEKIRQFPNATKDSNGRLRVGAAVGPLREPVKRTAALVEAGVDVIVIDCAHGHSEGVMNALKALKKEFPDVPVIAGNVVTAEGAQDLIDLGADGLRVGLGPGSICTTRVVAGVGMPQITAIMETAKVARKYGIPIIADGGIRLSGDITKALAAGADCVMLGNLFAGTDESPGEIEIFRNRSYKVYRGMGSVDALKAGSSDRYYQGGGEPVPEGIEGRVPYKGPLSETVHQLMGGVRAGMGYCGVRNLEELRTKTKFVRITGASLRESHPHDVLITKEAPNYSLPDIGLDW
- a CDS encoding 2-oxoacid:acceptor oxidoreductase family protein, translated to MHEEVIMAGTGGQGIMIMGQLLAHAGMTEGREVVWFPSYGPEARGGTADCTVIISSEEIGSPISAHPDTLIGMHQFLFSKFQPCVKPGGLLLVNSSLIDLSIVRGDCKVFAIDANVRAEELGNVRVANMIMLGAYAALTKVVSLDSLIASLAQVLPPHRHKFIPLNEQALLKGAELAATVQ
- a CDS encoding C40 family peptidase — protein: MQNADGVIIKNVTGLFAEKKTDSEQVTQAIMGQPVKIEKDEGDWLWVQTWDTYHGWVQSRWVSRNVPNPSRVAIVTSLFTNALKEPAPDAEIWTILVITTTLELLGIEEEFVRVRLPNGAQAWVNARDIEIRPAGEQQLPIGPIGQDLVRTAKRFLGVPYLWGGTSPFGIDCSGFMQLVYRLNGIKLLRDAHMQAEDPRAIPVEKSDLQPGDLVFFAGGQDKSRITHVGMACGDGTFIHSSGGAVGVTINNLSDHPYDQNYWGARRMPGN
- a CDS encoding YifB family Mg chelatase-like AAA ATPase, whose translation is MLVRVDSSAILGVDAYVVEVEVDVAMGTPSFTIVGLPDAAVQESRERVRAAVRNTGYDFPWNKRVTINLAPADIKKVGPIYDLPIAIGILAASGQVSLESLPDMMVVGELSLDGLVRSVHGVLPMALAAKEAKKKYMIVPEANTYEAAVVEGLEVYPVNSLTDVLQFMDGSKSFDPVKLDPSKFMLDQPAFDVDFSDVKGQEHVKRALEVAAAGGHNILMIGPPGSGKTMLARRIPTILPPMTLDEALETTKLFSVSGRMDSQSALITTRPFRAPHHTISNAGLSGGGSYPVPGEVSLAHHGVLFLDELPEFRRDVLETLRQPLEDGTVTISRVAGSLTYPARFMLVAAMNPCPCGFYSDPTRACTCNPGIINKYLQRISGPLLDRIDIHIEVPRLKDQELMNHPTGESSATIRARVERAREIQRKRFSSDGKGTFCNAQMNGKQIRKFCTPKDDVKDLLRTAINQLNLSARAYDRILKLARTIADLEGAENIALAHVAEAVQYRSLDRKLWG
- a CDS encoding RHS repeat-associated core domain-containing protein, encoding MRYYHFDALGSTRLLTDSNGNITDEYTSDAWGRLMEHTGSTAQPYQFVGQLGYYTHVQDANLPLLQLGVRFYDPEVGRFTQVDPVDRSPRSFYAYADDSPTFQTDPSGREPVTICGLLTLIYRTATTGYSAGNCLIALYALRECQKCISTAERYAKAMKRYFREKEDGSERYEEWLLRAQPGIECAEICALAGKRGLHAFGGLVCRLLPLCCRAKPL
- a CDS encoding RHS repeat protein translates to MYNKVKNWTRIDYANGTYSVFEYDEDPRYRMETITHYKDGSPPTELLSIDYPERDGAGNPLSMVDSNGTTYYSYDNNSRLAAVTYPGQSQITFGYDWVGNQG